Proteins co-encoded in one Streptomyces roseochromogenus subsp. oscitans DS 12.976 genomic window:
- a CDS encoding FmdB family zinc ribbon protein, translating into MPRYEYRCRTCGDTFELSRPMAESAAPAQCPAGHDDTVKLLSTVAVGGGTKSASAPAPQAGGGGGCCGGGCCG; encoded by the coding sequence ATGCCTCGCTACGAGTACCGCTGCCGGACCTGCGGCGACACGTTCGAACTCAGCCGGCCGATGGCGGAGTCCGCCGCCCCCGCGCAGTGCCCTGCCGGGCATGACGACACGGTGAAGCTGCTGTCCACCGTGGCGGTGGGGGGCGGTACGAAAAGTGCATCCGCCCCTGCGCCGCAGGCGGGCGGCGGGGGCGGATGCTGTGGTGGAGGGTGCTGCGGGTAG
- a CDS encoding ketopantoate reductase family protein has translation MATKNTVAVLGPGGTGGLLAALLSRSGHRVICLARDETAETLRSTGIQVRSGQFGDFTAPVEADTELREPVDACLIAVKHTTLDAALTRVPPAALGDALVVPLLNGVEHPAALRGRYRPDRVAPAVIRVESTRLAPGVIQHGSPFTEIDLAGDTVPRPRLDQLAALLTSAGVTARVREDETAALWAKMAFLAPFALLTTRYGLPLGEVRARHRTELESLVAEAAAVSRACGAPADPDQALARYDAFPPGARSSMQRDAEAGRPLELDAIGGALLRAAGRHGVPVPVTTRLLDELRAAGH, from the coding sequence ATGGCGACCAAGAACACCGTGGCCGTGCTCGGCCCCGGCGGCACCGGCGGCCTCCTCGCCGCCCTGCTCTCCCGCTCCGGCCACCGTGTCATCTGCCTGGCCCGGGACGAGACGGCCGAGACCCTGCGCAGCACCGGGATCCAGGTCCGCAGCGGCCAGTTCGGCGACTTCACGGCCCCCGTCGAGGCGGACACGGAGCTGCGCGAGCCCGTGGACGCCTGTCTGATCGCCGTCAAGCACACCACCCTGGACGCCGCCCTCACCCGGGTCCCGCCCGCCGCGCTCGGCGACGCCCTCGTCGTACCGCTCCTGAACGGCGTCGAACACCCCGCGGCCCTGCGCGGCCGCTACCGCCCCGACCGCGTGGCGCCCGCCGTGATCCGCGTGGAGTCCACCCGTCTCGCCCCGGGCGTGATCCAGCACGGCAGCCCGTTCACGGAGATCGACCTCGCCGGCGACACGGTTCCCCGTCCCCGCCTCGATCAGCTGGCGGCGCTCCTTACGTCCGCCGGTGTGACGGCCCGGGTACGGGAGGACGAGACGGCGGCCCTGTGGGCCAAGATGGCGTTCCTCGCCCCCTTCGCCCTGCTCACCACCCGGTACGGCCTCCCCCTCGGCGAGGTTCGCGCCCGGCATCGTACGGAACTGGAGTCCCTGGTCGCCGAGGCCGCCGCCGTCAGCCGCGCCTGCGGCGCCCCCGCCGACCCGGACCAGGCCCTGGCCCGGTACGACGCCTTCCCGCCCGGGGCCAGGTCCTCCATGCAGCGCGACGCCGAGGCGGGCCGCCCGCTCGAACTCGACGCCATCGGCGGGGCGCTGCTGCGCGCGGCCGGCCGGCACGGCGTACCGGTACCGGTGACGACCCGCCTGCTGGACGAACTGCGGGCCGCCGGCCACTGA
- a CDS encoding DedA family protein: MFESLGSLAAGPWIYAAVAVSVLLDVFVPVLPSGVLVIMAGTAAAAGSGAAGGRVAHAVPDLLALVGSAATASVLGDLVAYRLAWRGGERLDRAIARSRRLTTAQERLGDALARGGGALVVLARFAPAGRSVVSLCAGAAHRRARDFVPWSALAGLSWAAYSVALGYYGAQWLGATWIATAVSLAALFGAGAVAGYLVRRPAS; this comes from the coding sequence GTGTTCGAGAGTCTGGGGTCACTGGCCGCCGGACCGTGGATCTATGCCGCGGTGGCCGTGTCCGTCCTGCTCGACGTGTTCGTGCCGGTGTTGCCGAGCGGCGTGCTGGTCATCATGGCGGGTACGGCAGCGGCGGCGGGGTCGGGCGCGGCGGGTGGCCGGGTCGCGCACGCGGTGCCGGATCTGCTGGCGCTGGTCGGCTCGGCGGCGACCGCCTCGGTCCTGGGTGATCTCGTGGCCTACCGGCTGGCCTGGCGGGGCGGTGAGCGGCTGGACCGGGCGATAGCCCGATCCCGGCGGCTGACCACCGCGCAGGAACGTCTCGGCGATGCGCTGGCCCGGGGTGGTGGCGCGCTGGTCGTGCTCGCCCGCTTCGCCCCGGCGGGGCGCTCGGTCGTCTCCCTCTGCGCGGGTGCCGCACATCGCCGCGCCCGCGACTTCGTCCCCTGGTCCGCCCTGGCGGGCCTGTCCTGGGCTGCCTATAGCGTCGCCCTCGGGTACTACGGCGCGCAGTGGCTCGGTGCGACATGGATCGCTACGGCCGTTTCCTTGGCCGCGTTGTTCGGCGCGGGTGCGGTGGCGGGGTATCTGGTGCGGCGGCCGGCCTCCTGA
- a CDS encoding superoxide dismutase family protein translates to MVAAVYASALAAALFATGSASAPGVSLETVGEFAPPAASATSKAVTYDQNLVPKGAWIRVRQHTQRNGATTVQLRVTGVKPGHVFGVHVHQKACGADPAAAGSHYQDKAGMDAGHVNATNEVWLDFTSDSHGSGMATAQHSWAFRKGEAGSVVIHSEPGTKGSRAACFTVPFGAKS, encoded by the coding sequence ATGGTCGCAGCCGTATACGCGAGCGCTCTCGCCGCAGCCCTGTTCGCGACCGGGAGCGCAAGCGCTCCCGGTGTCTCGCTGGAGACCGTCGGCGAGTTCGCCCCACCGGCCGCATCCGCGACGTCGAAGGCGGTGACGTACGACCAGAACCTGGTCCCGAAGGGCGCGTGGATCCGGGTGCGGCAGCACACCCAGCGGAACGGTGCCACCACCGTCCAGCTGCGGGTGACCGGCGTCAAGCCCGGCCACGTCTTCGGGGTCCACGTCCACCAGAAGGCCTGCGGCGCCGACCCCGCCGCCGCCGGCTCGCACTACCAGGACAAGGCCGGCATGGACGCCGGCCACGTGAACGCCACGAACGAGGTCTGGCTGGACTTCACGTCCGACAGCCACGGCTCGGGCATGGCCACCGCCCAGCACAGCTGGGCCTTCCGGAAGGGCGAGGCCGGCTCGGTGGTGATCCACAGCGAGCCCGGCACCAAGGGCAGCCGGGCGGCCTGCTTCACGGTCCCCTTCGGCGCAAAGTCGTAG
- a CDS encoding TMEM165/GDT1 family protein: MISITVTALVFGVIFLAELPDKTALAGLVLGTRYRASYVFAGVAAAFLLHVVLAVAAGSALTLLPRQIVSAITGVLFLGGAAVLLMKKDDDEEDIKKPADQSFWKVAGTGFMLILVAEFGDLTQIMTANLAARYNDPISVGLGAVLGLWAVAGLGIVGGKALMKRVPLRLITRVAALLMLGLGVWSLYEAVAG; the protein is encoded by the coding sequence TTGATCAGCATCACCGTGACGGCGCTCGTCTTCGGCGTCATCTTCCTCGCCGAACTACCGGACAAGACCGCGCTCGCCGGTCTCGTCCTCGGCACCCGTTACCGCGCGAGCTATGTCTTCGCGGGTGTCGCCGCCGCCTTCCTGCTGCACGTCGTGCTGGCCGTCGCGGCCGGCAGTGCGCTGACCCTGCTGCCGCGGCAGATCGTCTCCGCGATCACCGGTGTCCTCTTCCTCGGTGGCGCCGCCGTGCTCCTGATGAAGAAGGACGACGACGAGGAGGACATCAAGAAGCCCGCCGACCAGTCCTTCTGGAAGGTCGCCGGTACAGGCTTCATGCTGATCCTCGTCGCCGAGTTCGGCGATCTCACCCAGATCATGACCGCCAACCTCGCTGCCCGCTACAACGACCCGATCTCCGTCGGCCTCGGCGCCGTGCTCGGCCTGTGGGCCGTCGCCGGACTCGGCATCGTCGGCGGAAAGGCCCTGATGAAGAGGGTGCCGCTGCGGCTGATCACGCGGGTCGCGGCCCTGCTGATGCTCGGCCTGGGCGTGTGGAGCCTCTATGAGGCGGTGGCGGGCTGA
- a CDS encoding FAD/NAD(P)-binding protein: protein MVSVALVGAGPRGTSVLERLCASAPELLAPGVRLTVHVIDPAPPGPGQVWRTAQPAELLMNTVASQVTLFTDDSVDCAGPVRPGPSLYEWADGEVGPDDYPTRAHYGHYLEWVFARTLREAPEEIRVETHRARAIRLFDDDDAAADGRQVLTLDDGRVLSGLAAVVLAQGHLPTAEGEEQRRNAAYAARPGLTHVPPANPADVELGDVRPGEAVLLRGLGLNFFDYLALFTSGRGGRFVRDGPDGTLRYLPSGREPRLYAGSRRGVPYQARGDNAKGPYGRHAPLLLTPEVIAGFRKRADSGEAPDFLAEIWPLVAKEVETVYYRALIESAGHTGRAESTDRTGCSAFAERFLAVPHGDPQEALLLDEFGVGARERWCWKRVSRPYGDREFADPGEWRAWLLGYLREDAAQAALGNVRGPLKAALDVLRDLRNEIRLVVDHGGLSGASRRTHLDHWYTPLNAFLSIGPPRRRIEELAALLEAGVVEVIGPRLEVRAEREAWLASSPDVPGSGVRVTTLIEARLPEPDLRHTADELLAGLLADGGCRPHTVEGYETGGLDVTRRPYRLIDRQGAVHARRFAFGVPTEGVHWVTAAGARPGVDSVTLSDADAVARAVLRVAVSEAEPRAGAEGMAKC, encoded by the coding sequence ATGGTCTCCGTCGCCCTGGTCGGGGCCGGGCCGCGCGGAACCAGCGTGCTGGAACGCCTCTGCGCCTCCGCGCCGGAGCTGCTCGCGCCCGGTGTCCGGCTGACGGTCCATGTGATCGACCCGGCGCCCCCCGGCCCCGGGCAGGTCTGGCGGACCGCGCAGCCGGCCGAGCTGCTGATGAACACCGTGGCGAGCCAGGTGACGCTGTTCACCGACGACAGCGTGGACTGCGCGGGCCCCGTCCGCCCCGGACCCAGTCTGTACGAGTGGGCGGACGGCGAGGTGGGCCCGGACGACTATCCGACCCGCGCGCACTACGGCCACTACCTGGAGTGGGTCTTCGCCCGCACCCTCCGCGAGGCGCCGGAGGAGATACGCGTCGAGACCCACCGGGCCCGTGCGATACGGCTGTTCGACGACGACGACGCCGCTGCCGACGGCCGGCAGGTGCTCACCCTCGACGACGGCCGGGTGCTGTCCGGGCTGGCCGCGGTGGTGCTGGCTCAGGGGCATCTGCCCACCGCCGAGGGCGAGGAGCAGCGGCGCAACGCCGCGTACGCCGCCCGGCCGGGCCTCACCCACGTCCCGCCCGCCAATCCGGCCGACGTCGAGCTCGGCGACGTACGGCCGGGCGAGGCCGTGCTGCTGCGCGGGCTGGGGCTGAACTTCTTCGACTACCTGGCGCTCTTCACCAGCGGCCGGGGCGGCCGGTTCGTCCGGGACGGACCCGACGGCACCCTGCGCTATCTGCCCTCCGGGCGGGAACCGCGCCTGTACGCCGGCTCCCGGCGCGGGGTGCCGTACCAGGCGCGCGGCGACAACGCCAAGGGCCCGTACGGCCGGCACGCCCCGCTGCTGCTCACACCGGAGGTGATCGCGGGCTTCCGTAAACGCGCCGACTCCGGCGAGGCGCCCGACTTCCTCGCGGAGATATGGCCGTTGGTCGCGAAGGAGGTGGAGACGGTCTACTACCGGGCGCTGATCGAGAGCGCGGGGCATACGGGGCGTGCGGAAAGTACGGACCGCACCGGGTGCTCCGCCTTCGCCGAGCGCTTTCTCGCCGTACCCCACGGCGATCCCCAAGAGGCGCTGCTGCTCGACGAGTTCGGGGTCGGGGCGCGGGAGCGGTGGTGCTGGAAGCGGGTGTCGCGGCCGTACGGGGACCGGGAGTTCGCGGATCCGGGGGAGTGGCGGGCGTGGCTCCTGGGGTATCTGCGCGAGGACGCCGCGCAGGCCGCGCTGGGCAATGTGCGCGGCCCGCTCAAGGCGGCCCTCGACGTGCTGCGCGACCTGCGCAACGAGATACGGCTGGTGGTCGACCACGGCGGGCTGAGCGGCGCCTCCCGGCGCACACATCTGGACCACTGGTACACACCGCTCAACGCCTTCCTGTCCATCGGGCCGCCCCGGCGCCGTATCGAGGAACTGGCGGCTCTGCTGGAGGCGGGGGTGGTGGAGGTGATCGGCCCGCGCCTTGAGGTGCGGGCCGAGCGGGAAGCCTGGCTGGCCTCCTCGCCGGATGTGCCGGGCTCCGGCGTTCGTGTGACGACTCTCATAGAGGCACGTCTTCCGGAGCCGGATCTGCGGCACACGGCCGACGAGTTGCTCGCCGGGCTGCTCGCGGACGGAGGCTGCCGGCCGCACACGGTGGAGGGTTACGAAACCGGGGGGCTGGACGTGACGCGCCGGCCGTACCGCCTGATAGATCGTCAAGGAGCCGTGCACGCAAGGCGGTTCGCCTTCGGTGTGCCCACGGAGGGCGTGCACTGGGTGACGGCGGCCGGGGCCCGGCCGGGCGTGGACTCGGTCACGCTGTCGGACGCCGACGCGGTCGCGCGGGCCGTCCTGCGGGTGGCCGTCTCCGAAGCGGAGCCGCGGGCGGGAGCGGAAGGTATGGCCAAATGTTGA
- a CDS encoding DUF4383 domain-containing protein has protein sequence MATHAAQPRQRQRIRFDQHLPVDHRLNTVYRISAGLIGAFLVAFGILGLLHNIGFFSTGGAEVAGLNTNDTLSVLSIVVGAILLAGMVVGGNVASTLNMVFGVLFLLSGFLNLGLLDTPQNFLAFKIQNVFFSFVVGLLLMTFGMYGRVGSTLPHDNPYWRARHPEAAEREHPADDG, from the coding sequence ATGGCCACACACGCAGCGCAACCACGTCAGCGGCAGCGGATCCGGTTCGATCAGCATCTGCCCGTCGACCACCGGCTGAACACGGTCTACCGGATCAGTGCGGGGCTGATCGGCGCGTTCCTCGTCGCCTTCGGCATCCTGGGTCTGCTCCACAACATCGGCTTCTTCAGCACCGGTGGTGCCGAGGTCGCCGGGCTGAACACCAACGACACGCTGAGCGTGCTGTCGATCGTCGTCGGGGCGATCCTGCTCGCCGGCATGGTGGTCGGCGGAAACGTGGCATCCACGCTGAACATGGTGTTCGGAGTGCTGTTCCTGCTGAGCGGCTTCCTGAACCTCGGCCTGCTGGACACACCACAGAACTTCCTGGCGTTCAAGATCCAGAACGTGTTCTTCAGCTTCGTCGTGGGCCTGCTGCTGATGACCTTCGGCATGTACGGCCGGGTCGGCTCGACCCTGCCGCACGACAACCCGTACTGGCGGGCCCGCCATCCCGAGGCGGCCGAGCGGGAGCATCCCGCGGACGACGGCTAG
- a CDS encoding DoxX family protein has translation MTARLNSAQPYVLGLFRIVVGLLFAAHGAASLFGVLGGAVGTQGGTIPTGTWPGWYAAVIQLVAGALVLLGLGTRGAALIASGSMAYAYFDIHQQAALWPIQNGGELAVLFCWAFLLLVFTGSGAFGLDRLVVRRTATDDRAVTERAPIAA, from the coding sequence ATGACCGCACGTCTCAACTCCGCTCAGCCCTATGTCCTCGGGCTCTTCCGCATCGTCGTGGGCCTGCTCTTCGCCGCGCACGGCGCCGCGTCCCTCTTCGGCGTCCTCGGCGGCGCCGTCGGCACCCAGGGCGGCACCATCCCGACCGGCACCTGGCCCGGCTGGTACGCGGCCGTGATCCAGCTGGTCGCCGGCGCCCTGGTGCTCCTCGGCCTCGGTACCCGTGGGGCCGCGCTGATCGCCTCCGGCTCGATGGCGTACGCCTACTTCGACATCCACCAGCAGGCCGCGCTCTGGCCCATCCAGAACGGCGGTGAGCTGGCGGTCCTGTTCTGCTGGGCGTTCTTGCTGCTGGTCTTCACCGGCTCCGGCGCCTTCGGTCTCGACCGCCTCGTCGTCCGCCGCACCGCCACGGACGACCGGGCGGTCACCGAGCGGGCCCCGATAGCGGCCTGA
- a CDS encoding DUF4097 family beta strand repeat-containing protein, with protein MARSVPVRAAAMAVVTGVLVAGVSACGADASDDTHPDHRSFALHGRTLTVDSDDSALEVVADGSAKSGTVEVTRWFQGSVVLGGSPAVRWSFKDDRLVLRVHCSGFIADCSARHRIVVPRGISVKVDDADGSVRAQGFRDPLSVDTADGAVHVTDSSGPLDLRSADGAVHADVSSRQVKADSSDGSVYVRLSAVPDQVDASSADGAVTVALPKGAYRLSAGSDDGGVSVSVPRDDTSPHRVSAHSADGKVTVRTGK; from the coding sequence ATGGCCCGTTCCGTTCCAGTCCGCGCCGCCGCCATGGCCGTCGTCACCGGCGTGCTCGTCGCGGGGGTGAGCGCCTGCGGCGCCGACGCCAGTGACGACACGCATCCCGACCACCGGTCCTTCGCGCTGCACGGCCGCACCCTCACCGTCGACTCCGACGACTCCGCCCTGGAGGTCGTCGCCGACGGCTCCGCGAAGTCCGGGACCGTCGAGGTGACCCGGTGGTTCCAGGGTTCCGTCGTGCTCGGCGGCAGTCCGGCGGTGCGGTGGTCCTTCAAGGACGACCGGCTGGTGCTGCGCGTGCACTGCTCGGGGTTCATCGCGGACTGCTCGGCCCGGCACCGGATCGTGGTGCCGCGCGGGATCAGCGTGAAGGTCGACGACGCGGACGGCAGCGTACGGGCGCAGGGGTTCCGGGATCCGCTGAGCGTCGACACGGCGGACGGCGCCGTACACGTCACCGACTCCAGCGGGCCGCTCGACCTGAGGTCGGCGGACGGTGCGGTGCACGCCGACGTCTCCTCCCGCCAGGTGAAGGCGGACTCCAGCGACGGTTCCGTGTATGTGCGGCTGTCCGCCGTACCCGACCAGGTGGACGCCTCCAGCGCCGACGGCGCCGTCACGGTCGCCCTGCCCAAGGGCGCGTACCGGCTGTCGGCCGGCTCCGACGACGGCGGGGTGTCGGTGTCCGTGCCCCGCGACGACACCAGCCCGCACCGGGTCTCGGCCCATTCCGCGGACGGGAAAGTGACCGTCAGGACGGGAAAGTGA
- a CDS encoding phosphoribosyltransferase encodes MKNAVNDGVWSGSDGVWTGSWVAERLGVELMGDEVLPALLGLALRRNPRRAHLLVSNVLGKHVPQSPTVVYEYGHRLGRRVAELLGETEAGAAVVLGYAETATGLGHAVADGLGTAPYLHSTRRSVAGVARAGGFEESHSHATSHLLLPEDPALLAGDGPLVLVDDEFSTGNTVLNTIRDLHERYPRRRYVVVALVDMRSPEDAARMERFAGEIGARVDLIASASGGVRLPEGVLEKGQQLVARYESAGCRSVVAARAVHRAPCRLDLHWPAGLPDGGRHGFTPVHRARLETALPAMAGRIRDALPPGARRVLVLGFEELMYAPLRLAHELEQGADVEVRFSTTTRSPVLAVDDPGYAIRTRLAFPAHDDPADGPGERYAYNVAGGGFDAVVAVVDSVADTPALHAPDGLLARLAAHTPHVLLAVVPSYVPHAPERPAMLPEPLRGPAFSSYAPEEVGWLLQDLSDVTLEAPTEEREEAIQSGGAHYAESLPVEYQPSEQYQELFHTALDVSTARLAQAVGVVTEAVIAERSPRPVLVSLARAGTPVGILMRRWARFRHGLDLPHYAVSIVRGRGIDANALRWLAAHHDPGDVVFVDGWTGKGAITRELAQAVEEFEKAEGISGFDPEIAVLADPGSCVRTYGTREDFLIPSACLNSTVSGLISRTVLRADLVGPDDFHGAKFYRELAGADVSAGFLDAVTARFSEVTDTVEEAVKDLMAEDRTPTWAGWRAVERISEEYGIHDVNLVKPGVGETTRVLLRRVPWKILARKGAGADLDHVRLLAGQRGVPVEEVGELPYTCVGLIHPQYTRGATGADGKAVNV; translated from the coding sequence ATGAAGAACGCGGTGAACGACGGGGTCTGGTCCGGCAGCGACGGGGTCTGGACCGGCAGCTGGGTCGCCGAGCGGCTCGGTGTCGAACTCATGGGTGACGAGGTGCTGCCGGCCCTGCTCGGGCTCGCCCTGCGGCGCAATCCCAGGCGGGCCCATCTGCTGGTGTCCAACGTCCTCGGCAAGCACGTGCCGCAGTCGCCGACGGTGGTCTACGAGTACGGCCACCGCCTGGGCCGACGGGTCGCCGAGCTGCTCGGCGAGACGGAGGCCGGTGCCGCGGTCGTCCTCGGGTATGCGGAGACCGCGACGGGGCTCGGCCATGCGGTGGCGGACGGTCTGGGTACGGCGCCGTATCTGCACTCCACGCGGCGGTCGGTGGCCGGGGTTGCCCGGGCGGGCGGCTTTGAGGAGTCGCATTCTCATGCCACGTCTCACTTGCTGCTGCCGGAGGATCCCGCGCTGCTGGCCGGTGACGGTCCGCTTGTGCTGGTCGACGATGAGTTCTCCACCGGCAACACCGTCCTCAACACCATTCGCGACCTGCATGAACGGTATCCGCGGCGGCGGTATGTGGTGGTGGCGCTGGTTGATATGCGCTCGCCCGAGGACGCTGCTCGGATGGAACGGTTCGCCGGTGAGATCGGGGCGCGGGTGGATCTGATCGCCTCCGCGTCCGGGGGCGTACGGCTGCCGGAAGGCGTGCTGGAGAAGGGGCAGCAACTGGTGGCCCGGTACGAGTCCGCCGGGTGCCGGTCCGTGGTGGCTGCCCGCGCCGTCCACCGCGCTCCTTGTCGGCTCGACCTGCACTGGCCGGCCGGCCTTCCCGACGGCGGGCGCCACGGCTTCACCCCCGTTCACCGCGCCCGTCTCGAAACCGCGCTGCCCGCCATGGCCGGCCGAATTCGCGACGCCCTGCCCCCCGGCGCCCGGCGCGTGCTCGTCCTCGGCTTCGAAGAGCTGATGTACGCCCCGCTGCGGCTCGCACACGAGCTGGAGCAGGGCGCCGACGTGGAGGTGCGGTTCTCCACCACCACCCGCTCGCCCGTCCTCGCGGTGGACGACCCCGGCTACGCCATCCGCACCCGCCTCGCCTTCCCCGCCCATGACGACCCGGCGGACGGCCCCGGCGAGCGCTACGCCTACAACGTGGCGGGCGGTGGCTTCGACGCCGTCGTAGCAGTGGTCGACTCCGTCGCCGACACCCCGGCCCTGCACGCGCCCGACGGCCTGCTGGCCCGCCTCGCCGCCCACACCCCGCACGTCCTGCTCGCGGTCGTCCCGTCGTACGTTCCGCACGCTCCCGAAAGGCCGGCCATGCTGCCCGAGCCCCTCCGTGGCCCCGCATTCTCCTCGTACGCGCCCGAGGAGGTCGGCTGGCTGCTCCAGGACCTCTCCGACGTCACGCTGGAGGCGCCGACCGAGGAGCGGGAGGAGGCCATCCAGAGCGGCGGCGCGCACTACGCCGAGTCGCTGCCGGTGGAGTACCAGCCGAGCGAGCAGTACCAGGAGCTGTTCCACACGGCCCTCGACGTCTCCACCGCCCGGCTCGCCCAGGCGGTCGGCGTGGTGACCGAGGCCGTCATCGCCGAGCGGTCACCGCGCCCGGTGCTGGTCTCGCTCGCCCGCGCGGGCACCCCGGTCGGCATCCTCATGCGCCGCTGGGCCCGGTTCCGGCACGGCCTCGACCTGCCGCACTACGCCGTGTCGATCGTGCGCGGCCGCGGTATCGACGCCAACGCGCTGCGCTGGCTCGCCGCCCACCACGACCCGGGTGACGTCGTGTTCGTCGACGGCTGGACCGGAAAGGGCGCCATCACCCGTGAACTCGCCCAGGCCGTCGAGGAGTTCGAGAAGGCGGAGGGTATCAGCGGCTTCGACCCGGAGATCGCCGTACTCGCCGACCCGGGCTCCTGTGTGCGCACCTACGGCACCCGTGAGGACTTCCTCATCCCCTCCGCCTGCCTCAACTCGACCGTCTCCGGCCTGATTTCGCGTACGGTCCTGCGTGCCGACCTGGTCGGCCCGGACGACTTCCACGGCGCGAAGTTCTACCGCGAACTGGCCGGCGCCGATGTCTCCGCGGGCTTCCTCGACGCCGTCACCGCGCGCTTCTCCGAGGTCACCGACACCGTCGAGGAGGCGGTGAAGGATCTGATGGCCGAGGACCGCACCCCGACCTGGGCGGGCTGGCGGGCCGTCGAGCGGATCAGCGAGGAGTACGGCATCCATGATGTGAACCTCGTCAAGCCCGGCGTCGGCGAGACGACCCGGGTGCTGCTGCGCCGGGTGCCCTGGAAGATCCTGGCCCGCAAGGGGGCCGGGGCCGACCTGGATCACGTCCGCCTGCTCGCCGGACAAAGGGGCGTCCCGGTCGAGGAGGTCGGCGAACTGCCGTACACCTGCGTCGGGTTGATCCACCCCCAGTACACGCGGGGTGCCACGGGTGCCGACGGCAAGGCGGTGAACGTCTGA
- a CDS encoding HAD family hydrolase, producing MTATAAPTVLTARALLLDMDGTLVNSDAVVERIWRRWAGQHGLDGDEVMKVVHGRQGHASMAVLLPDRPVEQNLADNARMLAEETSDTDGVVEIPGASAFLASLRGLPHALVTSADVALSTARMNAAGLPLPEVRVTAESVGASKPDPEGFLKGAAELGVDPAGCVVFEDSGAGIAAGRSAGMAVVGVGPRAGVHGPDVAVSDLTQVRVEAVGDGTIRLYIG from the coding sequence ATGACGGCCACCGCCGCGCCCACCGTCCTGACCGCCCGTGCCCTCCTTCTCGACATGGACGGCACGCTCGTCAACTCGGACGCCGTCGTCGAGCGCATCTGGCGCCGCTGGGCCGGGCAGCACGGGCTGGACGGCGACGAGGTGATGAAGGTCGTCCACGGCCGGCAGGGCCACGCCTCCATGGCCGTACTCCTCCCCGACCGGCCGGTGGAGCAGAACCTCGCCGACAACGCCCGCATGCTCGCCGAGGAGACCTCCGACACCGACGGCGTGGTCGAGATCCCCGGTGCGAGCGCCTTCCTCGCCTCGCTGCGCGGTCTGCCGCACGCGCTGGTGACCTCCGCCGACGTCGCCCTGTCCACCGCCCGCATGAACGCCGCCGGGCTGCCGCTGCCGGAGGTGCGCGTCACCGCCGAGTCGGTCGGCGCCAGCAAGCCCGATCCCGAGGGCTTCCTGAAGGGCGCGGCCGAGCTGGGGGTGGACCCGGCCGGCTGCGTGGTCTTCGAGGACTCCGGGGCCGGCATCGCGGCGGGGCGCTCCGCGGGTATGGCCGTGGTGGGGGTCGGTCCTCGTGCCGGGGTGCACGGTCCTGATGTGGCCGTGTCCGACCTCACGCAGGTGCGGGTCGAAGCGGTGGGGGACGGGACGATTCGGCTGTACATCGGCTGA
- a CDS encoding DUF2277 domain-containing protein, giving the protein MCRSIKTLRPPVLPDEATDDDIHAAALQYVRKVSGFRAPAAHNREVFDRAVAAVAEATAELLGGLEVRGQSVRSVQPARSATSRNPA; this is encoded by the coding sequence ATGTGCCGGAGCATCAAGACGCTGCGTCCGCCCGTGCTGCCCGACGAGGCCACGGACGACGACATCCACGCCGCCGCGCTGCAGTACGTGCGGAAGGTCTCGGGATTCCGGGCCCCCGCCGCGCACAACCGCGAGGTCTTCGACCGTGCGGTGGCCGCCGTGGCCGAGGCCACGGCCGAGCTTCTCGGCGGGCTGGAGGTGCGGGGCCAGTCGGTGCGGAGCGTCCAGCCGGCGCGAAGTGCCACCTCCCGCAATCCGGCATGA